The following coding sequences lie in one Lolium perenne isolate Kyuss_39 chromosome 2, Kyuss_2.0, whole genome shotgun sequence genomic window:
- the LOC127336967 gene encoding protein MIZU-KUSSEI 1, with protein MADAAAPNRDHSRTRQASSMSSVDCYLQLASPSPSPSSSPSSSPSPTPAAARGHALEEPPKRKRPSRRSKPVRMFQSMCRSLPVVTAPRCGRLLQPQPVAGTPAATASPARLSSSDSFLSHLISPTGGAAGTSSSHRRMTGTLFGYRDGRVALALQENPRCRPALVVELALQTHVLLREIGTTAGARIVLECEKKHVVEEHGSGAGVDGGSTGGHDDDGWLLEEPIWTMFCNGKRVGYAVRREPTDADVSVLETLWAVSMGGGVLPGRAGADAPDGEMAYMRGCFEHVIGSGDSESLYMLGPQGGDCPELAVFFVRL; from the coding sequence ATGGCCGACGCCGCGGCGCCAAACCGCGACCACAGCAGGACGCGGCAAGCTTCTTCCATGTCGTCCGTGGACTGCTACCTACAGCTCGCGTCCCCGTCTCCGTCCCCGTCTTCTTCCCCGTCCTCGTCCCCATCCCCTACGCCCGCCGCGGCGCGGGGCCACGCGCTGGAGGAGCCACCGAAGCGGAAGAGGCCATCACGGCGGTCCAAGCCCGTGCGGATGTTCCAGAGCATGTGCCGATCGCTCCCGGTGGTGACGGCGCCGCGGTGCGGGCGACTCCTTCAGCCGCAGCCGGTAGCCGGTAcaccggcggcgacggcgtcgccAGCGCGGCTCTCGTCGTCCGACTCTTTCCTTTCGCACCTAATCTCGCCCACGGGCGGCGCCGCAGGGACGTCGTCATCGCACCGGCGCATGACCGGCACACTCTTCGGCTACCGCGACGGCCGCGTGGCGCTGGCGCTGCAGGAGAACCCGCGGTGCCGCCCCGCGCTGGTGGTGGAGCTCGCGCTGCAGACGCACGTGCTGCTCCGGGAGATCGGCACCACCGCGGGCGCGCGCATCGTGCTGGAGTGCGAGAAGAAGCACGTCGTGGAGGAGCACGGCAGTGGCGCCGGCGTAGACGGCGGTAGCACCGGGGGGCACGACGACGACGGGTGGCTGCTGGAGGAGCCGATCTGGACCATGTTCTGCAACGGCAAGAGGGTGGGCTACGCGGTGCGGAGGGAGCCGACGGACGCCGACGTGTCGGTGCTGGAGACGCTGTGGGCGGTGTCCATGGGCGGCGGCGTGCTACCCGGGAGGGCAGGCGCGGACGCACCGGACGGGGAGATGGCGTACATGCGGGGGTGCTTCGAGCACGTCATTGGGTCCGGGGACTCGGAGTCGCTGTACATGCTCGGGCCGCAGGGCGGCGACTGCCCGGAGCTCGCCGTCTTTTTCGTCAGGCTGTGA